The genome window TTTGAAGTTGAGCAGGCTGAGAATCTTGTGCAGCGGCAGCCGGCTCTGGCCCCAGGGCCCGAGATAGACGATATCCGTCGTGAGCGTGGCGCTGCGGAATTCCGCGCGCAGCGCTTTGGTGATCGAGCTTTTGCCGCAGCCATCCGGACCGAGAAAAACGATGAGCGCGCCGCGGCGCGGGCCGAACCATTTCTCCCGGACGCCGGCGAGCGCCAGGCGCAGCCGGCGCACGGCATTTTGCCGGGGATGAAACCACAGCATGCGCAACATGCGGCGCCGCAAATGCTGCACGGCTTTGGGATGGTCTGCCAGCTTCGCAAAGTTCCGCCGCGCTTCGTGGCTGGCCGCGCGCAAGCCGAACGCCTGCAAATGGCCGTCAAGGTAGGCCTCATCCAGACGCAGCAGCAACAGCTCTTCGAGCCGGCGGCGGTGTTTCGGTTGAATCTGTCCCTTGCCGAGAATGTTGTGCAGCAGCAGCGTCAGAAATTCATCTTCGAAGCTGGGAAACCAGTAGCGGCCCTCGCGCCGGCGGCGGTTGAGCACGGTGGCGGCATGCAAATACTCATAGCCCTGGTAAATCAGGCGCTCATGCACGTCGAGAATCTGCGGGCCGCTTTCTTCCCAGCGCAACAACACCAGTTTGCCGGGATTGCCGCGGCCGTCCTTGATCAACTGAAAACCGTGACGGCCGCAACAGCGGAGAAATTCCTGGCGCTGTGCGGCAGCCGTCAGCAGATCGAGATCACGCATGCCCAGCTTGTCGGGATGATCGCGCAACAAGACATACTCCACGCCGGCCGCTTCCAAGTCGCGCAACAGCGCCGCATAGGCGTTCTGGCCTGGCGGCGGCGCGGGGTTGGCGCCATGTTCGCTGCCGGTTTGGCGGGCAGAGGAGCGTGCGTTGGTTTCAATCATATTTGCGTCGGCATTGGCCTGCTGTCCGGTGAGGACGGCTTTCTTCATTCTGCGCGACGACGCGTTTTTCAACCGCGGCCTCATGGCAGAATCTCGCGTTCAAACAGCTCCAACACTTGGTGGAATTGGCGGCGGACGAAGCGGGCATTGAGGTTCTTCGGCGAGCCGAGATAGCCGCGCTGCCGGTGCAGCCAGTAGAGCATCACCACGCCGGGCCAGTCCGCCGGCTGGTAGCCGTAGCGTTCCGCCACTTCGTTGAAATGGCGCGGCGGCAAACCGGCGCTGCTCTTGATCAAGCGCAGGGCAATCACCGGCGGCACCTCGCGAAAGGAACGGCTGTCCAGGCGGATGAAAAAATGCAGCACGTCCATCGTGGGCAGCGAGAAAAAATCGGCCAGATCCCAATCGATCAAACCGGTGATTTCCCTGCTCTCCGGCGCGATCATGACATTCTTGATCGAAAAATCGCCGTGCACCAGCCCGCAAGCGAGGGTGCGGCCGCCGAATTGCCGGCGCCAATAGTCAGCCAGGCGCTGCAGGCGCCGGCGCACCTCCGGTGCCAGTGCGAGCCACTCCTGCACGGCTTCCAGCACTTCCAGGAAAAGACGGCGGAAGATCTCGTCATCCACACGCACCGGCCGGAGAAACTTTTCCTGAATGCCGAGCCAGCATTGCAGGATCTGGTGAATTAACTCCGGATCCTGCACCACGGCGGCGGGCAGGCGATCGAGTGACCGGCCGGGCAGAAAGCTCTCGAGCTGAAACCTCTGCTGTTCGAATTTGCCCGCAGCCAGCGTCACTGGAAAAAGCCGGCGTTGTTCCGGCGCCAGCCCTTCCGCCTGATGCAGCCGCGCGAGCGTGGTCGCGTTTTCCTGCAAGCGTTTTTCCGCCGAAGCAATGAGCGGGAGTTTCAGCAAAGCCTGCTGCGGCGCAGCCTGCGCCTGCCGCCACAATTCCACCTGCACCTTGCCGCCGCTGAGCACCCGGCCGGGCCCGCGCGCTTGCCAGCCGCTTTCTTCCGCCGGCGAGAGGTGCTGCAACAAGCGGCTGAGAAATGACGAAGCCGCAGCCGCGGATTTGCCTGCAATCAACAACCGTCCAGCGCCAGACTCGGCGGCGGCTCGCGCCGGGCGCACCGCCCTGCCGCCAGTATCACAGGAGATCCATTTCGGCCGCATGAAATCCGGCGACACGCGCAGCTCGGCGCGTACGAGCTGCAGCAGTGCGGGAAATATCGCAACCACTTGCTCGCGCGAAAGCGCCGGCGAATTCCGCAAACACAGCCGCACGGCGCCGGCCGGCAGGGCCGGAGCCCCGCGACCGAGCAGGCGGCGCAGCATGCGCTTGCTCCAATCTGCCAGCGCGGGCGCACCCGCCCCGCGCACGAACAGCAACCATTCTTCCTCGCCGGTGGCAGCGGTTTGAACGCGCTCCGCAAAGGCGGCGAGTTGGCCGCTGAAAAATTCCCGGGCGCCGGCCAGGACGATGATTTGATCATAGGGCCCGGTGATGGCCGCCAGCGCCGGCAGAACCTCGAGATTATCGAGCTGCTTGAGGCGGGCCAGTTCGGAGAGAATTTCCGCCTCCTCGGTATTCAATCCGGCAATTTCCACGCGGCGTAAATGGCGCGCGAAAGCCAGCGGCACCGCGGTCAATCCGGAGCAATAAACCAGCGCGGATTTGCCGGCCGGCAGGCGCGTGAAAAATTTCCAAGCCCCGGGCAATTCATAGATGCCGTCGTTGATAAAATCAGCGCCCAGATTGTCCGGCAAGGTCAAGTAGAATTGCGTGAAACGGGGCAGGATCGGAGTGCGGTGGCCCATGGAAGAGAGGCGAGGGTTTACGTTGCCAGCTTGGAGTTGATCGCGGTCCGCAGCCGGGCTTCGCGCGCGCGCCAAATCTGCAGGCGCTCCTCCCGCTGTTGTTGCACCGCCGCCTGATATTCCGGCCAGTCCGCCTGCAGGCTTCTAACGCTCGCAACGATGCCGGCCGGAGAATTGTCAACGAACAGCGCCGCCTTGCCGAACGTCTGCCGCAGCAGTGGCCAATCGGACGTGATGATGGGTGTGCCGAGCGCGAGCGCCTCGTAGGCGCCGCGCTGCATGGTGTGATCGCGCGTGGTCAAGACCATCACGGCGTGGCACCCTTTGATCAAGCCGGCATATTGGTCGAGCGGCAGAAAGTCGGTGAAACGCATGTTGTCCGGCTTGCCGTTGAGCAAACGCGCGGGCGCGTCTTTGAGCTTGCCGGTCACGTAGAAATCCACCTCGGGCAACTGCCGCGCCGCCTCCCAGATGTTGTCCAGCGGCTCGTCGGGATTGTAGCTGCACACCACCGTCACCGTGAAACGGCCGTTGAACGGAAACTCGCCGACGCGCTTGAATTGCACCGGCAAATCGCCGATCACCACGAACGGCGCGCGCCATTTTTCCACCCGGCCGGCGAGATGCTCGTTGGTCACGATATTGGTCAAGGCGCGGCGGTAAAACCAGGCATTCAGAAACAGCAGCGGTCGCCAGCGTGCCATGGTGAATGCGGCGGTGTGCGTGTCGGTGAGATAGCCCGCGCCCGACAGCCGGCAATAAAGATAGGCTGGCACGCAAATGAAAATCGGCGGTACCATCACCAGCACCACCCGCGGCCGCTCGCGCCAGAGCAGCTTCCAGGTCATCCACATCTGCACCAGATATTTCAGCGCCACGGTGAAGTAGTTGCTGCCCAAGCTTCCGGCATAGACCATCCTGGAGCTGCCGCCCAGCAGCCGCGCAAGGTTGTCGCTGCGGCTGCAATTCTCCGCCCAGGAGATGAAAAGAATTTTGTGACTATTCGTCGTGGCCATTGGTCGCACTCGCCGCGCTGCTGTTCCAAAACTTGAATTCCGCCGACCGATGCTCGTGGTAAGCCTGCGGCTCGGCCTCCAGCCAGGATGCGGTGAGGCGCGCCGCCTGCTGGAGTTGCTCCATGCTTTCGTCTTTGCGGAAGCGCAGATAGAGCCGGTTCATCTGCTCTGCCTCCTCCGGCTCACCCTGGGCGGTGTAACACTCTTTGAGATAGAAATAGGCGGTGGCATTTTCCGGGTCGATGCGCAGGGCACGTCGCAAGGAACGGATCGCGCGCGAGTAATCCTGGCGGAGATAGTGCAGCCGCCCCATCTCCAGGTGCATGCCCCGGTCGTCGTCGTGATTGTCGATCGCTTCTTTGAGCTCATCGAGCGCCGCCTCGTAGTCGCCCTCCGCCTTGTAGGCAAGACTGAGAAAATAGCGGCCGCGCGAGGAACTGGGCGCAATCGACAAGGCGTGCCGCAGCGCGGTCTTGGCTTGTGCCACCTTGCCGCTTTTCATCCAAACGATGCCGAGATTGATCCAGGGATTGTGTTCCAGCGGCGCGCGCACGCTGCCGCTCAGAAACGCCCGCTCGGCGCCGGCCAGATCATTCTGGCGCAAGAGGCCAATGCCGTAGTCATTCCAGCGCTCCTTGTCCGCCGGCACGTAGCTTTCCATGTAGCTCTGATGCCGCATGAGATTGTAATCGACACGCAGTGTGGCTTCGGCGCGTGCCATTTGAATCACAGGCAGTGGCCGGCCGGTCGGGAGTGAAGTGGGCGGATCATTCTCCGTACCCGCCAACGGCAGGCTGGCGGTTTGAATCTTGCGATAATTGACTTTGGCAATCAGGCGAATCTGCTCGCCGCTGCTCGGTGGAATGGTGAAACGGTAGCGGATCACCTCGGCGCTGTTGGGCGGCAGCAGGTTGACAAAGGAGGCGCCTGCCGCCTTCCAGCTCTCAAAATGATAAATGCGGCGGCCGAGACTGTCCACCATGGCGGCGCCGAATAGATGTGCCGTGGGATCGATACGGCCATTGACATGCCCGTCCGTGCCGCCGCTCCAACAAATCACCTGGCCGTGGTTGTCGACGGCGAGAAACTCCACCCAGGCTTCGGCCATGTCCGAGGCGCCGGCGGGAAAATTGTGGCCGAGGTTACGCGAGCGCACCACGACGTCAATGCGCACCGACTCGCCGGGATGCACCGCAACGTCCTGCCGGTTGATCGGCGCGATGACAGCAGATTGCGGGGCCGGCGATTGCATGCCGGGTGCCATGTGCCAAAAAGCCTCTTGATCGCTGCACAGTGTGGCGGGCGCTATCCGCGTTTCGATAGGCGCGGGCGGAGCGGCGCTGCTGGAATCCGGCTCTGGTCGCTTGGCAGCGGGCGTGGGCGTCAGGCTGGCCGCGAAGATGTCCACCGTGATCTTGTTGTCTTGCAGAAAGGCCTCGGTGGCGGCGAGCTGTGCGGCGTCGCCGCGCCAAACCGGCAGGGCGGTATTGGCGCCGAGAAAACGATGATCAGGAGCTTTTCCGTCGGTCGCGCCGGCATCCTGCGAGGGCACACGCGCCATGTGGCAATCGGTGCAGGTTTGTTTCACTGCCGGCCGGTAAAAATCGCGCACCGCCTGCCGCGAATAGCCGCTGTTCTGCCAACTGTCATAGTCGTTCATGACCTGCAACCAGCGGCCCTGATTGAGGGGATAATCAACGGCCGATTTGTGGCAGGTCGAGCAGAATTCGCTGGCGCCGTTGGTGAGCACCGGCTTCATATAGGTTTCGCGATGCGGCGCAGGATCAAGATGAACAAACCAGGCATAGATACGGCGCAGCAGCGCGTTCTCACTGCTCGCCAGAGAAAACAAGCCGGGCAAGCCCATGACGTAGTTGCCCTGGCCGAGCGTGGAATTCACCTGCCTCACGCCGTGACAGGCGGTGCATCCGATGGCCGCGTGTGCCTGGGCGTGTTGCTCCTGCTGCTCCGGCGGTTTGCCGGCGGCGCCGGCCAGCAAGAGAGCCGGCGTGTGGCAGCCGGCACACCACTGCGCCGCGGCTTTGCCGGCCTGCTGCTGCACGGCCGCATAAGCGGGTTTGTACCACAGGCTTTGAAAAGCGGAGAAACTGTGGGCTGAGCTGCGCCATTGCTCATAGATCTCCGTGTGACAGCCGGACTCGCCGCACGTTTTGGAGTCATTCAGGAAGTCGGTGATCATGGTGTCCTTGGCGGCGGTTGCGGCGGCCGAGGCGAAAAAGGGGCCGGACTCGCCGTCCATCGCCAGATCGGCGAGCGTGAACGGCGCGATTTCCGGGTTTTCCGGAATGCCGTCATCATCAGGGAACACAAAATCGGCAACCTGCGCCAGCATGGGCAGGCAAAGGGAAATCACCGCGAACACCATCAACAGACGGCCGGCGGTGTTGATGGGGTTGGAGATGCTGATTTGATGGCCGATGTTGCGAATTGCTTTGATCAGCAACACGATCGCCAGCAAACAACCGATGACGTGCACCGCGAGCAGCCATTCGTTCCAACTGTGCACGCCCGCCACCGTCAGATAAACGCCGATGCCCATGCCGGCAAGCAGCAGCCAGTAGCCGAGGTAGCCGAAATAGCGGGCGATGTCGTTGCCCTTGGGCGTCTCTTCCCGCAAGAAGGTGAGGCCATGCCACAGCACCAGCACCAATACGAATATCCCCAGCCCGACATGCAGAAAGACGTTGAGCAAGTAGAAAAGCGAAGCATGGGCAAAAGCAGCGAGGTAGCCACTGTTCATGAAGAGAAGAATGAGACTGCCAAAGAGCAATTTTTCGAGCAGAGGGCGCTGCGAAGCTTTGGTGTCCGTGCTGTTCATGCGCGCTGAAAACTCATGAGAAGCCCGGGCGCGGTCGCGGGAACGAGCATTCCCGCTGCGAGATCAGGCTTGGGTGACGTGCTATTAAGAATTGGTAATGCAGTTTTAATCTTGAGTTTACCGCAATCGAAGTCAAAGCCATAAGTACCGGCCTTCCAGGCCTGTGCGGAAGACCCCGGCGCGATTTCAAAAACGCAACCGGGCCGCGGTCGAGCCGGCAAAAGCCGTCCTGCCAGGCGCGCCCTGCGTTGGCCGCCTGCGTCGAGTCACAGCCGCGCGCAACGGTGCGGCTGCCGGCCGCCTTATCTACCACAGCCGCAGAATCAAATCGGAATGCCGGCTGGTGCTCAGAGCGCCACCGCACGCGGCCGCGGCGGCGTGGTGGTTGCCGTGCGATTGTAATGCGCCACCAGCCGCTGGTAGAGATCCTCACAAAGCGCTTCAATCTCAGGTGGGATCGGCGGGAATGATTCCTTGCGGATGGAAGAATCATAGACTTCATCGACATACTTGTCTTGGAAGGGAATGCCGATGAAATCAAAGACGCGGCGGAATTGCTCCTGCGGGCGGCTGACCAAGTCTTCGTATTTGACCTGCAACACCGCGCTGCGCTGGAAAAGTTTCTGATCCAAAAACAAATGATTCTGCAAATACCACATCAAAGCGTGCGCGGCGTGAGAAGACATTTCTTCATCATAAAGCCGCTGCACCAGCGCGATCTTGTCTGGGGTCAAGCCGCCGGCGCGCCAGCCCGCAGCCGCCAGGTTGCCGGCGGCAATCTGACGCAAATTCTTGCGGCCGTGGCCCCATTTGCGCGCCGCCGAGTTGACCGCATCCTTGAAATAGCGGAAAATCCACACCGCCTTGCCGTCGGGGAAATAGTCGAGCAGCTCGGCGGCGCGGTAGGATTCACAACTCGGCTTGAAGGCCACCACCGGAAAGGAGCTGCGGCGAAGCAACTCGGCAATATCCGCCTTGTCCTTGAGCAGGTTGCGGTTGAAGGCGCGCGAATTGCCTTCCTTGTAGGTCATCACGTCCAGCGAGCGGCTGAACACATCCATCGGCAGGCGGGTGCCGGAGCGGTGTGAGCCGAAAACAAAAACTGCTCGCGTGGGAGCTGCGGGCCGGTGGCCAAGATTGTAGAACGCGCGGCAAGTGATCTTGTAAATGCGCTGACTCTTTTGCTTGATCCGGACGCTGAGGGGTTTGGGCATCGTTCGACCTTTTCATATGAATCTGTGCAAATGTCTTGGCTTCATCCGGGCAGGCGTTTTCCCGGAAGGCCGCGCGGTTCACTTCGCCATCACCGGCGTGGTCATTACGCGGCTGCCTCAAACAGGAGAGAGAGTTCTTCGCCCAGCGTGTCCCGCACGCCGAGCTGCTGCGCCCGCTGTCGCCACGATTTGGCGTCACCGGCGCAGTGGGCTGCGGCTGCCGGCTGCGCCAGGGCCGCAAGCACGGCTTGCACAAACGACTCGACTTCGCCGTCGTGATACGTCAACACGCCCGGCGGCCGCGCGCCATTCTCACTGGCCACGACGCGAGTGCCCAGCATCAACGCCTCCAGCACGCTCGAGGACACACCATCGCCCACGGGCGTGCGGATGTAGACCCGGCACGCTTCCAACACCGCCAGAAAGTCACCGTGATCGAGATCGCCGGCGCTGCAGGTATTTGCGCTGAGTTGGTACCGGCGCAGCTTTTCCTGCAGTGCCTCCTGCTCGCGATCGGCGCCCATCAGAATGAGGCCCAAACGCGGCACCGCCGCCACGACTTGCGCCATGGCCTGCAGGAAGAAATCGATGTTGAAATCCGACCGCAGATAGATGTAACTGCACACGAGGGGATCATGCCTCTGCACGAACGCGGCCAGACTTGCCGGCAAAGCGGTCTTGTCTTCGATATACTCCAGGCAAAACGCCGGAATCGGAATGATCTTCTCCGGCCGGATGCCATACTCGACGATGCGCGCCTTGACCTCGTCATTGTTGCAGATGATCCGGCCGGCCAGCAGGAAGATCAGGCGAAAGACGTTGTCGAGCCAAAACTTGTTTTGCCGGGGGAAATAATCCTGCGCCACGCCGGCATGAAACGTGAGCACCGCCCGCCGGCCGCAGAGCAGGCTGAGGCATTCCGCCACCAGCGCCAGCAGCGGGCTTTTGGTGGATTTGCCGTTGAGGTGCATGTGCACGAGATAGCCGCGTGCACAGAAGCGCAAAACCTTGACGGCATAGTCCCAGCCGCTGAGCACGGGGACGAATTCGCCGTTTGCCACCTTGCGATTCTTGTTGGTGTTCATCACCACGCAGGTGTGGCCGGCGGCCTCGATGTACCGTTTCAGCATTTTGATGCGGACAGACCATCCCGTGCCGGGCGGCGGATACGGCCCGATTTGCAGAATCCGATACGGCATCGCTCCCCTCAACTCCCCGCATCCGCGCCGGCAGTCTGCCGCAGCGCCAGCCGTGCGGCGGCTGCCCCCGTCAATTCCTCCGGATCGACCGCCGCGCTGCGATCGGCCGGCACCGTCAAGGCACATTTCATATCAGCGGCTTTTTCCAATGCAAAAATCTCGTTGCTGGCGATTTTCAAGTTTCGTCCGCGCACCATGGTCACCTCATGCCGGGCCGGCATTCGCAGGCGGTGCTCGAAAATGATTTCCGCGTCAGTGCTCACCTCTGCCACACGCTGCCTGCTGCCGGTGAAGTTGAAGATGATGCGATCCTCCCAGTCGGCCGTGCTCAATTCCAGCACGAACGGTTCTGAACTCGCAGTGCCGTGCCGGCCTGCCGCGGCAACCCGCAGACGCGGCAGCTCCGCGGCCACCGGCATCAGCAAAGTGGCGAATTGTACCGGCATGGCAGCGGAGGAGCGGAAACGCAACACCGGCGCTGCCTGTTGACGGCCATAGCCGGGCGCCAGCCATCCCGCCTCGGGATTTTCTCCGCCGCAGAAGAAGTCCGCTGTCTGAGCCGGCGCGCTGATTTCAGCGAGCAGCAGGTTTTTGTGATCCGGCCGGCGCGCCACGAGCCACTCGCCGGCCGGCTCGAGTTGGCTGTGCGGATCAAAGTGAAACCACCGGTCGACGACGTGTTCCCCTTCACCTTCGAGACTGTCAAGAATGAGCCAATATGCCTGCGGCCGGTAGAAAATGCCGCGGCGGTGGCGCAGATTGAAACCGAAACCCACGTAGGCGGCTTCCACAAAAGTGAAATCTTCCCGGCTGGTGAAATAGGTTTGCGTAACCGGCGGCACGTGGGAATATCCCAGCCGGCCCACGATTTTGCAGGCGCTGCGGCCGTCGATGGTAATGGTATTGTGCGCGCAGCCGCTACGAAAGTGATTCTGCCGGCTCAACTCGCCGTTGTAGCACCACATGCCCGAATCGCGCAGTATCGCCTCGCCGTGCGCGCACAGGGTGAATGCCAAAGCATCGGCGTGGCCGTGCGCGGTGGAGACGGTTTCATCGGCATGCAGGCCGTGGCTTTGCGGTCCGCAATCAAAAATCATGTGCTGATCATCGGGTTCCCAGCCGCTGCGCAGAATCGCATAGCCGCTCTCGGCAAACAGGCGCGTGGTTGCGGCCGGCGTAAAGCTTGCGAGACTCGCGAAGCGGGCCGGGCTTTCCGGGCCGAGCAGCCACAAGCAGCATTCATCGCAAGCGCCTGCCTGCTGCTTGAAATCGCCGCGCTGAAACACCAGCGCGCCAAGCGCCAGCACGTGACGAAAATCCCATGCCGGCCGCTCGGCAAACAGAAACGCGGTGGCATCATCATTGTCACCGAGCATGGGATGACGGCCGTCGGGCTGCTGGCTCCACATGCCAAACTCGAGCGCCCTCTCCAAACGCGTGCGCATTTCCGGCGGCACACTCACGCCGTTGCGCTCCGCCAGCAGCAGGGCGAGCAGATACAAGCTCAGCGTGAAATGATGGTAGGAAATGGCCTGCTCCACACACATGCCGTCCGCGTGAAATTGTTTGGTTACTTCCTCGCAGAGAATTCTCCAGCCCGTGGCGCGCCACTGCCGGCTCTGCGGAAATTCCGGGAACAGCATTCCCAGATGGAACAGCGCCGTGGCTTCGCCAATGAGGTGATTGTAGGGACTGGTAAAAAAGGAAAGATGCCGGTGCAGGTAATGTCCGTGCAGTTGCAGCGTGCGCAACAGGAGGGCATGCGTGCGCGTCTCCAGCACCTCCGCTTCCAGGCAGAAGAAGTACCCGCTGATCCATGCCAGGGCGCGCAGCCCCACTTCCAGCGCGCTGGTCCAATTCACGCCGTGCAAATAGGGATTCTGGCGCATCCAGCTCACCGCCTGGGTGAAGAATTCCAGGGCGTATTTCGTTTCGCCGGTAAGCCAAAAAGCCTTGCCCAGAATGGTGAAATGTTGATGGCGATTCAACTCCCACACGTGTTTCACATCCCCCGGCAGCCGCCGGCCGCCATCCGTTTGGCCGTAGTAGCGCAACTCGGTGTAGAAATCGCGGGGCCAGGACTGCAGCGAGAGCGGGTCGCGATGCCAGTCGATTTCGTCGGCGCAGGTGTGGTGGACGCCAAAGAAGGAAAACTCGTGTGCGAGGTATTTGCCGGCTGCGGCCAGCGTTTCGGCAGGCACATGCGGCAGGTGTTGCTGAAGGGCAGCGAGAACCTGCGGGCGATCCTGCGGCGCCAGAAAGTATTTCGGCTGCAGGCCGTGATAGCCCTCCCCGCGCGCGCGGGTGCGCATATGCTCGAGCAAATAGTCTTCGGCTGCGCGCCAGCGCCGGTTGGCAACCGCTTCCGCGTACGGCCCGCGATAGTCGGAGGGCAGCTCAAAAGCGGTGAGGAAACGCTCGGGGGCGAGAAAGTCGCGGCGGCGATGTGACAGCTTGCTGAGCTTCTTCGTGCCCGCTATTTTCAGACGATAGCCGACCTCGTCCAACGACATGCTTTTGATTCTTTTCAGATTCATCACGAATACTCGCAGCCCATCATTGCTGGCACATTTGCATCAACCATTGATTATAGCACCGAAAGACATGCCGGTTGAAAAGGTAGACAGCCGGAGAAAGGCGATCCCGCAGGGTCATCACTTTCTTGCGCATGATCGCGCTGTAGTTGTTGATGACGTGTTTGATCCAGAAGAGGCGGAACAGCACGTCCTGTTCGATCGGCTGCTGTTCGCGGCCGGCGCCGAGGTTGTAGCCCGCCAGAAAAGCCTGTTGCGCGGCTTGAATGGCCGGCGCGGCAAAAACGGGCTTGTGCAAATAGCCCTGCAGGCGGTGATGAAAGTAGGTGACGTCGTTGTAGAGCGAGCCGGGTTTGAACATGGCGAAATCCATCACCGTCACGCCGGCGGGGCCGGCGAGCACGTTGAAGGGCGCATAGTCACCGTGGCAGCCGCACTGGCCGAGTTGCGCCGCCGGCACCCTGGCGATCATTGTTTCCAGACAGCGGCGCACCAGTTGGCGGTGCGTTTCGTTGAAAGGCGCCTCGCCTGCCACCAATCGCTGCAACCGGATATCGACGTACTCCAACAGTTCCTCCGGTTGATAGGGTTGCGCCTCGCCCGTGGCGCGCTGAATGGCGGCGAGCGCTGCGCCGGCAAGGCGACAAGCCGTAAGCACGGCCGTGCGTTTGTCGCGCTTGTGCCAGCGCTTGCAGGCGGTTTCGATCAGATTGGCAATCGGCTCGCCTTGCGCCTCTTCCGTGACGATGGCGAGCAGATCGGGATAATAGGCCAACGGCCGCACGACGCTATAGCGGTGGCTGCCATTCAAGCTGGCATGCAACCTCTGCGCGGCTTCGAATTCGGTGCGCAGCTTGGCCTGAGGTTTGGCGGGATTGTCGCGGTGCTTGGGCGCGAGCTTGTAGACTTTGGCGTAGATGAAGCGGGTGGCCCGGCCGCCGGCCTCTTCAATGCGCAGGCGATAGACGGTGGAATACGCGCGCTTGATTTCACCGGCGCGTGCAATCCGGCCGGCTGGCGCCTCCTGCCACAACGCCGGGGAGGCCGTGGCCGTCAATCGCCGCACCACTTCCGCGATTGCTTCAGCCATTGGGCATACACTGGAGGAATTCTTGATGCAATTGCTTGGTCAGCTCGACGCCGTTGTAGGCCGTGAAGGCGCCGTTGACCGAGGGCGGCTGCAGCGCGCCGCTGCGGAAATCATGCACCAGGCGCAGCAGGCAATTCTCGATTTCGGCGAGATTGTCGGGATCGGCGATCAGGCCCAGGTTGTTGTTGCGCACCACGTCGGCGGTCGCGCCCTGCGGCGTAATCGCCAAGATCGTCTTGCGCATGCCGATGTATTCGTAAATCTTGCCGGGCACCGACATGCTGGTGCCGGGCTGCAGAATCAAAAGCACGTCGCTTTCGAGCTGATAGTGCAGCGCCTCCTGGTGCGACACCGGCGGCAGCACTTGAATCACCTGCCGCAACGCCTCGCCGCATTCGAAACTGCTGTACAGCTCGGGCGCCACCGTGCCGATGAAGCGTAGCTCCAGCTCCGCCGGGCTGACCCCGTGCCTGGAAATGAGATGCTCGCAGGCGGTGAAAAAATTCTGCGGATTGCGCTTGCGGTAGAGCGCACCGGTGTGCGTGATCACGAGTTTCCTGCTCGTGCGCGGCGCAGCAACGGCACCGAGTTGGACGAAATCCTGGGGATCGAAGCCGTTGGTGATGACGCTGAACTTGCGGCTGAGCTGCGCGCCATAGTATTCGGCAAAATCCTTGCGGATCCATTCGGTGTTCAGAATGACGCGATCAGCCGCGGTCACGAACCGGCGCTCCAAATAGGTTGCCGCCTTGCCGCGCACCGAGTCGCCGAGAATTTCAGCTTTCCAGGGCGCGCGCGCCCAGGGATCGCGAAAGTCCGCCACCCAGGGCAGGCCGGTCAACTTCTTCAGCCAGTGCGCAATGAGATGATCGGTAAATGGCGGCGCGGTGGAATAGATCAGGTCGAACTTCTCGCGGCGGTGCAGTCGCAAACCCTCCGCAACCGCATGGGGCAACCAGTTCACGTCCTTGTCGGGAATGGTGAGCAGGTCGTAGACCAGGTCCTTGCCTTTTTGCACCAAGCCCCGGCGTTTCTTGCCG of bacterium contains these proteins:
- a CDS encoding aminoglycoside phosphotransferase family protein produces the protein MGHRTPILPRFTQFYLTLPDNLGADFINDGIYELPGAWKFFTRLPAGKSALVYCSGLTAVPLAFARHLRRVEIAGLNTEEAEILSELARLKQLDNLEVLPALAAITGPYDQIIVLAGAREFFSGQLAAFAERVQTAATGEEEWLLFVRGAGAPALADWSKRMLRRLLGRGAPALPAGAVRLCLRNSPALSREQVVAIFPALLQLVRAELRVSPDFMRPKWISCDTGGRAVRPARAAAESGAGRLLIAGKSAAAASSFLSRLLQHLSPAEESGWQARGPGRVLSGGKVQVELWRQAQAAPQQALLKLPLIASAEKRLQENATTLARLHQAEGLAPEQRRLFPVTLAAGKFEQQRFQLESFLPGRSLDRLPAAVVQDPELIHQILQCWLGIQEKFLRPVRVDDEIFRRLFLEVLEAVQEWLALAPEVRRRLQRLADYWRRQFGGRTLACGLVHGDFSIKNVMIAPESREITGLIDWDLADFFSLPTMDVLHFFIRLDSRSFREVPPVIALRLIKSSAGLPPRHFNEVAERYGYQPADWPGVVMLYWLHRQRGYLGSPKNLNARFVRRQFHQVLELFEREILP
- a CDS encoding glycosyltransferase; its protein translation is MATTNSHKILFISWAENCSRSDNLARLLGGSSRMVYAGSLGSNYFTVALKYLVQMWMTWKLLWRERPRVVLVMVPPIFICVPAYLYCRLSGAGYLTDTHTAAFTMARWRPLLFLNAWFYRRALTNIVTNEHLAGRVEKWRAPFVVIGDLPVQFKRVGEFPFNGRFTVTVVCSYNPDEPLDNIWEAARQLPEVDFYVTGKLKDAPARLLNGKPDNMRFTDFLPLDQYAGLIKGCHAVMVLTTRDHTMQRGAYEALALGTPIITSDWPLLRQTFGKAALFVDNSPAGIVASVRSLQADWPEYQAAVQQQREERLQIWRAREARLRTAINSKLAT
- a CDS encoding tetratricopeptide repeat protein, which translates into the protein MNSTDTKASQRPLLEKLLFGSLILLFMNSGYLAAFAHASLFYLLNVFLHVGLGIFVLVLVLWHGLTFLREETPKGNDIARYFGYLGYWLLLAGMGIGVYLTVAGVHSWNEWLLAVHVIGCLLAIVLLIKAIRNIGHQISISNPINTAGRLLMVFAVISLCLPMLAQVADFVFPDDDGIPENPEIAPFTLADLAMDGESGPFFASAAATAAKDTMITDFLNDSKTCGESGCHTEIYEQWRSSAHSFSAFQSLWYKPAYAAVQQQAGKAAAQWCAGCHTPALLLAGAAGKPPEQQEQHAQAHAAIGCTACHGVRQVNSTLGQGNYVMGLPGLFSLASSENALLRRIYAWFVHLDPAPHRETYMKPVLTNGASEFCSTCHKSAVDYPLNQGRWLQVMNDYDSWQNSGYSRQAVRDFYRPAVKQTCTDCHMARVPSQDAGATDGKAPDHRFLGANTALPVWRGDAAQLAATEAFLQDNKITVDIFAASLTPTPAAKRPEPDSSSAAPPAPIETRIAPATLCSDQEAFWHMAPGMQSPAPQSAVIAPINRQDVAVHPGESVRIDVVVRSRNLGHNFPAGASDMAEAWVEFLAVDNHGQVICWSGGTDGHVNGRIDPTAHLFGAAMVDSLGRRIYHFESWKAAGASFVNLLPPNSAEVIRYRFTIPPSSGEQIRLIAKVNYRKIQTASLPLAGTENDPPTSLPTGRPLPVIQMARAEATLRVDYNLMRHQSYMESYVPADKERWNDYGIGLLRQNDLAGAERAFLSGSVRAPLEHNPWINLGIVWMKSGKVAQAKTALRHALSIAPSSSRGRYFLSLAYKAEGDYEAALDELKEAIDNHDDDRGMHLEMGRLHYLRQDYSRAIRSLRRALRIDPENATAYFYLKECYTAQGEPEEAEQMNRLYLRFRKDESMEQLQQAARLTASWLEAEPQAYHEHRSAEFKFWNSSAASATNGHDE
- a CDS encoding sulfotransferase, whose translation is MPKPLSVRIKQKSQRIYKITCRAFYNLGHRPAAPTRAVFVFGSHRSGTRLPMDVFSRSLDVMTYKEGNSRAFNRNLLKDKADIAELLRRSSFPVVAFKPSCESYRAAELLDYFPDGKAVWIFRYFKDAVNSAARKWGHGRKNLRQIAAGNLAAAGWRAGGLTPDKIALVQRLYDEEMSSHAAHALMWYLQNHLFLDQKLFQRSAVLQVKYEDLVSRPQEQFRRVFDFIGIPFQDKYVDEVYDSSIRKESFPPIPPEIEALCEDLYQRLVAHYNRTATTTPPRPRAVAL